The sequence GTGAAGGGTGCGGGGCGAGCCGGGTGACGTTCTCGCGGGCCTCGGCCGCCACCTCGTCCCACAGCGGCTGCTCCTGCGGGTAGGCGGCGCAGGCGAACGGGAAGTCCTGCCAGACCAGCAGCCCCTTCTCGTCGCAGAGTTCGTAGAAGTCGTCGCTCTCGTAGAGACCGCCGCCCCAGACGCGGACGAGGTTGACGTGGGCGGCGACCGCCTGGTCGAGGCGTTCGGAGATCCGCTGCCGGGTGAGGCGGGCCGGGAAGCAGTCCTCGGGGATCCAGTTCACGCCGCGTACGAAGACCGGCTCGCCGTTCACGGAGACGCGGAACGCCTCGCGTTCCAGGGTGACGGCACGGAAGCCCGTTCGAAGGTGGCGGACGTCGTCGCCGACGCGGACCTTCACCTCGTACAGCGGCTGCTCACCGTGGCTGTGCGGCCACCAGACCTCGGCCTGGGGGACGGAGAGGGTGACCGAGACGCGGTGCTCGTCCTCCGTGGCGATGAAGACGGCGCCCGCGCCGACCACCCCGACCTCGCCGGACAGCGGTGCGAGGCCGTCGTGTTCGATCTCCAGCTCGGCGGTCAGGCGCGGCACCCCGGCGGCGTCCAGGTCCGGGAGGAGCTTCACGGACGCGATGCGCGGGCCGCTCCACGTCTCCAGGGCCACCGGGCGCCAGATGCCGGACGTGACGAGCGTCGGGCCCCAGTCCCAGCCGAAGTTGCAGGCCATCTTCCGGATGAAGGCGTACGGCTCCGCGTACGCGCCGGGGCGGTCGCCGAGCCGGTCGCGCAGCTCCTCGGCGTAGGTGTACGGGGCGGTGAAGCGTACGTCGAGCGTGTTGGCGCCCTCGCGGAGCAGCGGGCGGACGGGGAAGCGGTAGGAGCGGTGCTGGTTGGCGGTGCGGCCCACCTCGGTGCCGTTGAGCAGGACCGTGGCGACGGTGTCGAGGCCGTCGAAGCACAGGGCGGCGTGGTCGTGTCCGTCGGGGGTCCAGTCGAAGGTGGTGCGGTACGTCCAGTCGGTGCGGCCGATCCAGGTCAGCCGGTTCTCGTTGTCGTCCAGGTACGGGTCGTCGATGAGCCCGGCGGCGAGCAGGTCGGTGTGGACGCAGCCGGGGACGGTGGCGGGGACGCCTCCTGTGGGGAGCCCCAGGGGCACGGGTCCGGCGGGGCGCAGCGTCCAGCCGTCGTGCAGGGGGAGGTGGCGAAGGGTCACGCGGGGGTCCTTCCGCAGTCGGGGAGCTGGGCACAGGCGACGAAGTGGTCCGGCTCGGTCTCGTACAGGTCGGTGGTGGCGGCGCCCGCCTCGTGGAAGGCGCAGGACGTGACCGGCTCCGGCGGGTCCCACGGCTGGTTGAGGCGGGGCACGGCGGCCAGCAGGGTGCGGGTGTAGGGGTGGAGGGGGTTGCCGAAGACCTTCTGGGTGTCGCCGCGCTCCACGACGCGTCCGCGCCGCAGTACGACGGTCTTCTCCGCGAGGTAGGTGCCCAGCGCGAGGTCGTGGGTGATGTAGAGGACGCCGAGGCCGCGTTCCTTGAGTCCGGCCAGGAGGTTGAGGACGTCGATGCGGGTGGAGGCGTCGAGCATGCTGGTGATCTCGTCGGCGACCAGGAAGCTCAGGTCGAGCAGGAGGGCGCGGGCGATGAGGAGACGTTGCAGCTGGCCGCCGCTGAGCTGGTGCGGGTAGCGGCCGAGGACCTGGGCGGGGTCCAGGCGTACGTCCCGTACCGCCTTCTCGACGCGGTCGCCCCACTCCTTGTCGCCGACGCCCGGGTGGTAGGCGCGGCGGACCAGGTCGAAGACGCGGTCGGCGCGGAAGACGGGGTTGTAGCAGGAGAAGGGGTCCTGGAAGACGCCCTGGACGCGGCGGTAGAAGTCCTTGCCGGGACGCACCCGCCGCCCGTCCAGGGTGAGGGTGCCGGAGCTGACCCCGGTGAGGCCGAGGATCATCCGGCCGATGGTGGACTTGCCGCTGCCGCTCTCACCGATGAGGGAGACGACCTCGCCGGGCGCGGCGGTGAAGGAGACCCGGTCGACGGCGGTGACGGAGCCGCCGCCGAACGCTCCGGCGCGGTAGGTCTTGGTGACGTGGTCGAGGGTCAGCATCAGGCCTTCCAGCATGCGACGGAGTGGCGGGGGGCGATCTCCACGACGGGCGGTTCATCGGCGCACCGCTCGTCGGCGACCGGGCAGCGGTCGCGGAAGCGGCAGCCGGCCGGGGGGTTCAGGAGGGAGGGCGGGGCGCCGGCGATGCCCTTGAGGGGCTGGTCGGCGTACCGGGCGCCGACTGCGGGGAGCGAGCCGAGCAGCAGCTTGGTGTACGGGTGGCGGGGCGCGGTCGTCAGGACCTTCGTGGGGGCCTTCTCGGCGAGCTTGCCCGCGTACATGACCATGATGGAGTCGGCGATGTGCGAGGTGAGGCCGAGGTCGTGGGTCACGAAGATCATGCTGGTGACCAGGCCCTTGTCGCGCAGCCCGGTGAGCGCGCCGACGACGGCCCGCTGGGTGGAGACGTCGAGCGCGGAGGTCACCTCGTCGGCGATGAGGACGGACGGGTCGAGCAGGGTGGAGATCACCATCACGGTGCGCTGTTTCATGCCGCCGGACAGCTCGATCGGGTAGCGGTCCAGGACGTCGTGGTCCAGGCCCACCAGGTCGAGCCTGCGGTGGAGTTCGGCGGTGTCGACGCCGACGCCCCGCGAGGCGAGCAGTTCGCGGAT comes from Streptomyces sp. Mut1 and encodes:
- a CDS encoding beta-mannosidase, whose amino-acid sequence is MTLRHLPLHDGWTLRPAGPVPLGLPTGGVPATVPGCVHTDLLAAGLIDDPYLDDNENRLTWIGRTDWTYRTTFDWTPDGHDHAALCFDGLDTVATVLLNGTEVGRTANQHRSYRFPVRPLLREGANTLDVRFTAPYTYAEELRDRLGDRPGAYAEPYAFIRKMACNFGWDWGPTLVTSGIWRPVALETWSGPRIASVKLLPDLDAAGVPRLTAELEIEHDGLAPLSGEVGVVGAGAVFIATEDEHRVSVTLSVPQAEVWWPHSHGEQPLYEVKVRVGDDVRHLRTGFRAVTLEREAFRVSVNGEPVFVRGVNWIPEDCFPARLTRQRISERLDQAVAAHVNLVRVWGGGLYESDDFYELCDEKGLLVWQDFPFACAAYPQEQPLWDEVAAEARENVTRLAPHPSLILWCGNNENLEGHADWGWQEELGDRTWGHGYYHDLLPSIVAATDPTRPYWPGSPYSGTPDAHPQDPERGTIHIWDVWNRADYLAYADRVPRFVAEFGFQGPPAYATLRRAVSGPLTPDAPLLAHHQKADDGNAKLLRGLGDHLPRPGDDFDDWHWLTQLNQARALAFGIRHFRSHAPYCMGTIVWQLNDCWPVVSWSAVDGDGRRKPLWHALRSVYADRLIAVRDGSAHLVNDTATPWTGTLRLTRYALDGTVLAEETQPVTAAPRTTTRVPLPPSVATPADPARELLSARLDDTRTLHFHEEDTRLALPPARYEVTVTESDDDGLPAYRVEVTAGTLLRDLSLFPDRLHPDAEADDMLVTLLPGESTAFRVTGAALKDPSALGARPVLRCVNDRIEP
- a CDS encoding ATP-binding cassette domain-containing protein, producing MLEGLMLTLDHVTKTYRAGAFGGGSVTAVDRVSFTAAPGEVVSLIGESGSGKSTIGRMILGLTGVSSGTLTLDGRRVRPGKDFYRRVQGVFQDPFSCYNPVFRADRVFDLVRRAYHPGVGDKEWGDRVEKAVRDVRLDPAQVLGRYPHQLSGGQLQRLLIARALLLDLSFLVADEITSMLDASTRIDVLNLLAGLKERGLGVLYITHDLALGTYLAEKTVVLRRGRVVERGDTQKVFGNPLHPYTRTLLAAVPRLNQPWDPPEPVTSCAFHEAGAATTDLYETEPDHFVACAQLPDCGRTPA
- a CDS encoding ABC transporter ATP-binding protein → MTLTVSDLRVHYRTLRGEVRALDGVSFDLADGEILGLAGESGCGKSTLGKSLIRLDGRMRHAGGTVTLDGDDVPVADDRAMNAFRFHRVSLVPQYSMSALNPTRRIGRMIRELLASRGVGVDTAELHRRLDLVGLDHDVLDRYPIELSGGMKQRTVMVISTLLDPSVLIADEVTSALDVSTQRAVVGALTGLRDKGLVTSMIFVTHDLGLTSHIADSIMVMYAGKLAEKAPTKVLTTAPRHPYTKLLLGSLPAVGARYADQPLKGIAGAPPSLLNPPAGCRFRDRCPVADERCADEPPVVEIAPRHSVACWKA